A single genomic interval of Hevea brasiliensis isolate MT/VB/25A 57/8 chromosome 4, ASM3005281v1, whole genome shotgun sequence harbors:
- the LOC110656323 gene encoding aldehyde dehydrogenase 22A1 isoform X1, with product MCHQSTPAPPMCWMGIKHRRTASYMRVFPIPLRGRTQQQDQKVQCYEPATVKYLGYFPALSPTEVKHRVAQARKAQKVCAKSSFKQRRQFLRILLKISSRDTGRTMVDISLGEIMTTCEKITWLLSEGEQWLKPEHRFQNKEVGLGVSASD from the exons ATGTGCCATCAATCGACGCCGGCGCCTCCGATG TGTTGGATGGGAATCAAACACAGGAGAACAGCTTCATATATGCGAGTATTTCCT ATACCTCTGAGAGGAAGGACACAGCAACAGGACCAAAAAGTCCAGTGCTATGAACCTGCAACTGTGAAGTACTTGGGATATTTCCCTGCCTTGTCACCTACTGAG GTCAAGCATCGTGTGGCACAGGCTAGAAAGGCTCAGAAAGTATGTGCCAAGAGCAGCTTCAAGCAAAGACGCCAGTTTTTGCGGATACTTCTAAA AATTTCTTCGCGCGATACTGGAAGGACTATGGTAGACATCTCTTTAGGAGAAATAATGACAACATGTGAGAAGATCACTTGGCTTCTATCAGAGGGTGAGCAGTGGCTAAAGCCTGAACATCG GTTTCAGAACAAGGAAGTTGGTCTGGGTGTTTCGGCTTCCGACTAA
- the LOC110656323 gene encoding aldehyde dehydrogenase 22A1 isoform X2, producing the protein MCHQSTPAPPMCWMGIKHRRTASYMRVFPIPLRGRTQQQDQKVQCYEPATVKYLGYFPALSPTEHRVAQARKAQKVCAKSSFKQRRQFLRILLKISSRDTGRTMVDISLGEIMTTCEKITWLLSEGEQWLKPEHRFQNKEVGLGVSASD; encoded by the exons ATGTGCCATCAATCGACGCCGGCGCCTCCGATG TGTTGGATGGGAATCAAACACAGGAGAACAGCTTCATATATGCGAGTATTTCCT ATACCTCTGAGAGGAAGGACACAGCAACAGGACCAAAAAGTCCAGTGCTATGAACCTGCAACTGTGAAGTACTTGGGATATTTCCCTGCCTTGTCACCTACTGAG CATCGTGTGGCACAGGCTAGAAAGGCTCAGAAAGTATGTGCCAAGAGCAGCTTCAAGCAAAGACGCCAGTTTTTGCGGATACTTCTAAA AATTTCTTCGCGCGATACTGGAAGGACTATGGTAGACATCTCTTTAGGAGAAATAATGACAACATGTGAGAAGATCACTTGGCTTCTATCAGAGGGTGAGCAGTGGCTAAAGCCTGAACATCG GTTTCAGAACAAGGAAGTTGGTCTGGGTGTTTCGGCTTCCGACTAA
- the LOC131179509 gene encoding uncharacterized protein LOC131179509, with the protein MYDALSAIDLMKPQRSTLKDKLWPYDSSLSLDQMKEDLETLNWQECPVQSIETISQLESSGGSDVVSKSLPMSSFEISRKRRRSKRMRNIADNGTAARCNIPPVLTWLAPMVLVQEQLSMIPPCLWISTAGISEE; encoded by the coding sequence ATGTACGATGCATTGAGCGCCATAGACCTGATGAAGCCACAGCGCTCCACGCTTAAAGACAAACTATGGCCGTACGATTCCTCACTCTCGCTCGATCAGATGAAGGAAGACCTGGAGACTCTGAACTGGCAGGAGTGCCCAGTTCAATCTATCGAGACCATAAGTCAGCTAGAATCTAGCGGTGGCAGTGATGTTGTGTCGAAGAGTCTTCCAATGTCATCGTTCGAGATCAGCCGCAAGCGACGGAGATCAAAGAGGATGAGGAACATTGCGGACAATGGAACCGCTGCTCGTTGTAACATTCCCCCTGTCCTGACGTGGTTGGCACCTATGGTGTTGGTGCAGGAGCAACTAAGCATGATTCCTCCCTGTTTGTGGATAAGTACAGCTGGGATTTCTGAGGAGTGA
- the LOC110656323 gene encoding aldehyde dehydrogenase 22A1 isoform X3, with amino-acid sequence MCHQSTPAPPMIPLRGRTQQQDQKVQCYEPATVKYLGYFPALSPTEVKHRVAQARKAQKVCAKSSFKQRRQFLRILLKISSRDTGRTMVDISLGEIMTTCEKITWLLSEGEQWLKPEHRFQNKEVGLGVSASD; translated from the exons ATGTGCCATCAATCGACGCCGGCGCCTCCGATG ATACCTCTGAGAGGAAGGACACAGCAACAGGACCAAAAAGTCCAGTGCTATGAACCTGCAACTGTGAAGTACTTGGGATATTTCCCTGCCTTGTCACCTACTGAG GTCAAGCATCGTGTGGCACAGGCTAGAAAGGCTCAGAAAGTATGTGCCAAGAGCAGCTTCAAGCAAAGACGCCAGTTTTTGCGGATACTTCTAAA AATTTCTTCGCGCGATACTGGAAGGACTATGGTAGACATCTCTTTAGGAGAAATAATGACAACATGTGAGAAGATCACTTGGCTTCTATCAGAGGGTGAGCAGTGGCTAAAGCCTGAACATCG GTTTCAGAACAAGGAAGTTGGTCTGGGTGTTTCGGCTTCCGACTAA
- the LOC110656324 gene encoding universal stress protein PHOS34 translates to MEGGRRVGVAVDFSPCSRKALNWAVDNLVRDGDHLILIAIRPEGNYEEGEMQLWEVTGSPLIPIHEFSDPAIMKKYGLKPDPETLDIANTAANQKQVVVVMKIFWGDPREKICEAIDKVPLSCLVMGNRGLGKIKRAILGSVSNYVVNNGTCPVTVVKQTDYES, encoded by the exons atggaaGGAGGTAGGAGAGTGGGTGTGGCAGTGGATTTCTCGCCTTGCAGCAGGAAAGCTCTAAACTGGGCGGTGGATAACCTCGTCCGCGACGGGGATCACCTTATCCTAATTGCCATACGCCCGGAAGGGAACTATGAAGAGGGAGAGATGCAACTCTGGGAGGTCACTGGTTCCC CTTTAATCCCTATTCATGAGTTTTCTGATCCTGCGATTATGAAGAAGTATGGACTGAAGCCTGATCCAGAAACCCTGGATATTGCAAACACTGCAGCCAACCAGAAACAG GTTGTTGTGGTTATGAAGATCTTCTGGGGTGATCCTCGCGAGAAGATATGTGAAGCTATCGATAAGGTTCCTTTGAGCTGCCTTGTTATGGGGAACAGAGGGCTTGGCAAGATTAAGAG GGCTATATTGGGCAGTGTAAGCAACTATGTGGTGAATAATGGAACGTGCCCTGTTACTGTTGTGAAGCAGACAGACTATGAGAGCTAG
- the LOC110656322 gene encoding uncharacterized protein LOC110656322 isoform X1: MEIDEQQQPPQEDDPFLAFVDYARSVLSPDDEWEGEGGGYETNDHGTETCAPGWSWIVSRILKTCITYSSGVTTAILLSDLSQAWSELHRSGAPRRRPEIINQLKKKHRRTKLPNTITIDFIYEKNFLSLNSILEAVIVDAFVLPGTNIYMLTLGDFWSSNTIDLYLHRRYYELVDPRNGILKKGREVFLTGCYLRTAREGSGCPRLLPTEYLVILLDDDQDDDATLIAAQFCSDSFSSISLDEATTGVSYSLYARIESIESMEVQGVFGNVQRKEITLVDNDGVQLKFLLWGEQVLLANFFSIGSMLALDRPYIASSKESAVQTTSELCLEYGSATQLYLVPFVQHEEQVYVPLTQNRYQGSKMISALNPTQGPKVSQVSLPCDSQGSIDFSDYPFRSFVIDLRDKMTSISLYGIVTDIFRERNTTKVIFSLKIEDTTGAIWAKLHFARSWSLGRLGLGHTVFVSGLSCYKTKHNSLEVSWFENDAGASFVSLSCLPALLNSSCLQRLSRLSDLSHGSSCTYICRVRLDQVDQCHVSTRYSHVICGHVVNKMPNGVTECSFCHCNCDEVTRTFHLKITLADDSAKIFAWCTGQTATELLQISPDEFYELPEDEQFMYPSSLENESFIVALVNSKREGCGGHGRTLETDTVSWEITRALRYE; the protein is encoded by the exons ATGGAAATAGACGAGCAACAGCAACCTCCGCAAGAAGACGATCCGTTTCTTGCATTCGTGGATTATGCGAGGTCTGTGCTATCTCCCGACGATGAATGGGAAGGAGAAGGAGGAGGTTATGAAACGAATGATCATGGAACAGAGACCTGTGCCCCCGGTTGGAGCTGGATCGTGTCTCGGATCCTCAAGACTTGTATCACGTATTCAAGCGGAGTGACTACGGCTATTCTGCTTTCTGATCTCTCTCAG GCGTGGAGTGAACTACACAGAAGCGGGGCACCAAGGAGGAGGCCAGAAATCATCAATCAGTTGAAGAAAAAACATAGGAGAACTAAGCTGCCAAACACTATCACAATTGACTTTATATACGAGAAGAATTTTTTGTCCTTAAATAGCATTTTGGAAGCTGTTATTGTCGACGCTTTTGTTCTTCCAG GTACAAATATTTATATGCTCACTTTGGGAGATTTTTGGAGCTCAAATACCATTGACCTTTATCTCCACCGAAG ATACTATGAGTTGGTGGATCCTCGCAATGGAATCTTGAAGAAGGGAAGGGAAGTTTTCCTCACAGGATGCTATCTCCGAACAGCCAGAGAAGGATCGGGTTGTCCCCGACTTCTGCCAACAGAATATCTTGTGATTTTGTTAGATGAT GATCAGGATGATGATGCCACGCTGATAGCAGCTCAGTTTTGTTCAGACTCTTTCTCTTCCATTTCTCTTGATGAGGCTACCACTGGGGTTTCTTATTCATTATATGCAAG GATTGAATCTATTGAGTCAATGGAAGTTCAGGGGGTATTTGGTAATGTACAGAGGAAAGAAATCACTCTTGTTGACAATGACGGTGTCCAGCTAAAATTTCTCTTATGGGGAGAGCAGGTTCTCCTGGCCAATTTTTTTAG TATCGGAAGTATGCTTGCACTTGATAGACCATATATTGCAAGTTCCAAAGAAAGTGCTGTTCAAACAACAAGTGAACTTTGTCTTGAATATGGTAGTGCAACACAACTATATTTAGTCCCTTTTGTTCAACATGAGGAACAa GTGTACGTACCCTTGACCCAAAACCGATATCAAGGATCTAAGATGATAAGTGCATTAAATCCTACTCAGGGACCTAAAGTTTCACAAGTGTCATTGCCCTGTGATTCTCAGGGGTCTATTGACTTCAGCGATTATCCTTTCCGA TCATTTGTAATTGATCTTCGCGACAAGATGACTAGCATCAGCCTCTATGGTATTGTTACAGATATTTTCCGTGAAAGAAATACCACAAAAGTAATTTTCTCCTTAAAGATTGAGGACACAACAGGAGCAATTTGGGCAAAGCTGCACTTTGCTAGATCTTG GTCTCTGGGAAGATTGGGACTCGGTCACACAGTCTTTGTATCTGGCTTGTCATGCTATAAGACAAAACACAATAG TCTTGAAGTATCATGGTTTGAGAATGATGCTGGAGCTTCCTTCGTAAGCCTTAGTTGTCTGCCTGCATTATTAAACTCATCTTGTCTTCAACGATTATCTCGCCTCTCTGATCTATCGCATGGTTCTAGTTGTACATAT ATATGTCGAGTTCGGCTTGATCAAGTTGATCAATGTCATGTCAGTACAAGATATTCACATGTTATTTGCGGTCATGTAGTTAACAAGATGCCTAATGGGGTTACTGAATGCAGTTTCTGCCATTGCAATTGTGATGAAGTTACACGCACTTTCCACTTGAAAATCACTCTTGCGGATGATAGCGCAAAGATTTTCGCATGGTGTACTGGTCAAACTGCAACTGAGTTGCTGCAAATATCTCCTGATGAATTCTATGAGCTCCCTGAG GACGAACAATTCATGTACCCTTCATCACTGGAGAATGAGAGCTTCATTGTTGCATTGGTAAATAGCAAGAGAGAGGGTTGCGGCGGTCATGGTCGAACTCTAGAAACTGATACAGTTTCTTGGGAGATCACTCGTGCGCTAAGGTATGAATAG
- the LOC110656320 gene encoding protein high chlorophyll fluorescent 107 — protein MQLLSPSSAAAASPSASSKANFSLFTSSQNTNQKCIKYPSKLSFKIPTRNLSIPSSSKQSSPVLDQRPLSSESSPRNRETEGNIKSEKDSLEGLLVARRPVVEVSGTEDSSQGSDNNVDDGEKKSSAIIDAGLEEFAKKMPIFEPERVEVVGSSQDKPLTVNLDLALYKAKVLARNYRYPEAQEILEKCISYWPEDGRPYVALGKILNKQSKIADARAVYEKGCQATLGENAYIWQCWAVLENKMGNIRRARELFDAATVADKRHTAAWHGWAVLELKQGNVKKARQLLAKGLKFSGGNEYIYQTLALLEAKANRYEQARYLFRQATKYNPKSCASWLAWAQLEMQQENNLAARQLFEKAVQASPKNRFAWHVWGVFEYNMGNIEAARKLLKIGHSLNPRDPVLLQSLALLEYKHSTANLARVLFRRASELDPRHQPVWIAWGWMEWKEGNVSTARELYQKALSIDSSSESAARCLQAWGVLEQRVCNLSLARRLFRSSLNINSQSYITWMTWAQLEEDQGNSVRAEEIRNLYFQQRTEVVEDASWVIGFLDIIDPALDSIKKLLNLDQNLYSKTQESLKSISGESENGSDGGPSSDNDANAIKNGSGFDLNSFIKERLSLDPTKLDIQLETSGTPAPWRVSQRRIWRSKKETTTKVSDAGI, from the exons atgcAGCTGCTCTCCCCCTCCTCTGCTGCTGCTGCTTCTCCTTCCGCCTCCTCGAAAGCAAATTTCAGTCTCTTCACTTCCTCGCAAAACACTAACCAAAAATGCATTAAGTACCCCTCAAAATTGTCCTTCAAAATCCCCACCAGGAACCTTTCAATCCCATCTTCCTCCAAGCAATCTTCTCCGGTTCTCGACCAAAGACCACTCTCCTCCGAATCATCGCCCAGAAACAGAGAAACTGAAGGCAATATCAAGTCGGAGAAAGACTCTTTGGAAGGACTTCTTGTGGCTCGCCGGCCGGTGGTTGAGGTTTCTGGTACTGAAGACTCCAGTCAAGGTAGTGATAATAATGTTGATGATGGTGAGAAGAAATCTTCAGCGATCATCGATGCTGGTCTCGAGGAGTTTGCCAAGAAGATGCCAATTTTTGAACCGGAGAGAGTGGAGGTAGTTGGTTCTTCTCAAGACAAGCCTCTCACAGTGAATTTGGATTTGGCACTGTACAAGGCCAAGGTTTTAGCTAGGAATTACAGATATCCAGAAGCTCAAGAGATACTAGAAAAG TGTATCAGTTATTGGCCGGAAGATGGGAGGCCATATGTGGCTTTAGGGAAGATATTGAACAAGCAATCAAAAATAGCAGATGCTAGAGCTGTGTACGAGAAGGGCTGCCAGGCAACTCTTGGTGAAAATGCCTACATTTGGCAG TGCTGGGCTGTTTTGGAAAATAAGATGGGTAATATAAGGAGAGCAAGAGAACTGTTTGATGCTGCCACAGTTGCTGACAAAAGACATACAGCTGCTTGGCATGGTTGGGCAGTTCTAGAGCTAAAACAGGGAAATGTCAAGAAGGCAAGACAATTACTTGCCAAAGGCCTTAAGTTTTCTGGTGGAAATGAGTACATATACCAAACACTAGCATTGTTGGAAGCTAAAGCAAATCGATATGAGCAAGCCCGTTACTTGTTCAGGCAAGCCACTAAGTATAACCCAAAAAGCTGTGCCAGTTGGCTT GCATGGGCACAATTGGAGATGCAACAAGAAAACAACCTTGCTGCTAGGCAACTATTTGAG AAAGCAGTGCAGGCTAGCCCCAAGAATAGGTTTGCATGGCACGTATGGGGAGTTTTTGAATATAATATGGGCAATATTGAAGCGGCAAGAAAACTTTTGAAGATAGGCCACTCACTCAATCCAAGGGATCCTGTTCTGCTTCAATCTCTTGCTTTACTGGAATATAAACACTCTACTGCAAATCTTGCACGGGTGTTATTCAGGAGAGCAAGTGAATTGGATCCAAGGCATCAACCAGTATGGATT GCCTGGGGATGGATGGAATGGAAAGAAGGAAATGTATCCACCGCTAGAGAGTTATACCAGAAAGCTCTTTCAATTGACTCAAGTAGTGAAAGTGCTGCTAGATGTCTACAG GCTTGGGGTGTTCTAGAGCAGAGAGTTTGTAACCTGTCATTAGCTCGTAGACTATTTAGATCATCATTGAATATAAATTCTCAAAGTTACATAACTTGGATGACCTGGGCTCAATTGGAGGAGGATCAAGGAAATTCTGTTCGTGCTGAGGAGATTCGTAACCTTTATTTTCAGCAG CGGACTGAAGTTGTGGAGGATGCTTCATGGGTTATTGGGTTTCTAGACATCATTGATCCAGCACTTGACAGCATAAAGAAACTCTTGAACTTGGATCAGAACCTATACAGTAAGACACAAGAATCTTTGAAAAGTATATCAGGAGAAAGTGAAAACGGTAGTGATGGTGGTCCTTCTAGTGATAATGATGCCAATGCTATAAAAAATGGAAGTGGCTTTGATTTGAATTCTTTTATTAAAGAAAGGTTGTCTCTAGATCCAACGAAGTTGGATATTCAGCTAGAAACATCTGGGACTCCTGCACCATGGAGAGTGTCCCAAAGAAGAATATGGAGATCAAAGAAAGAAACTACCACAAAAGTGTCAGATGCCGGGATTTGA
- the LOC110656322 gene encoding uncharacterized protein LOC110656322 isoform X2, which produces MEIDEQQQPPQEDDPFLAFVDYARSVLSPDDEWEGEGGGYETNDHGTETCAPGWSWIVSRILKTCITYSSGVTTAILLSDLSQAWSELHRSGAPRRRPEIINQLKKKHRRTKLPNTITIDFIYEKNFLSLNSILEAVIVDAFVLPGTNIYMLTLGDFWSSNTIDLYLHRRYYELVDPRNGILKKGREVFLTGCYLRTAREGSGCPRLLPTEYLVILLDDDQDDDATLIAAQFCSDSFSSISLDEATTGVSYSLYARIESIESMEVQGVFGNVQRKEITLVDNDGVQLKFLLWGEQVLLANFFSIGSMLALDRPYIASSKESAVQTTSELCLEYGSATQLYLVPFVQHEEQVYVPLTQNRYQGSKMISALNPTQGPKVSQVSLPCDSQGSIDFSDYPFRSFVIDLRDKMTSISLYGIVTDIFRERNTTKVIFSLKIEDTTGAIWAKLHFARSWSLGRLGLGHTVFVSGLSCYKTKHNSFCHCNCDEVTRTFHLKITLADDSAKIFAWCTGQTATELLQISPDEFYELPEDEQFMYPSSLENESFIVALVNSKREGCGGHGRTLETDTVSWEITRALRYE; this is translated from the exons ATGGAAATAGACGAGCAACAGCAACCTCCGCAAGAAGACGATCCGTTTCTTGCATTCGTGGATTATGCGAGGTCTGTGCTATCTCCCGACGATGAATGGGAAGGAGAAGGAGGAGGTTATGAAACGAATGATCATGGAACAGAGACCTGTGCCCCCGGTTGGAGCTGGATCGTGTCTCGGATCCTCAAGACTTGTATCACGTATTCAAGCGGAGTGACTACGGCTATTCTGCTTTCTGATCTCTCTCAG GCGTGGAGTGAACTACACAGAAGCGGGGCACCAAGGAGGAGGCCAGAAATCATCAATCAGTTGAAGAAAAAACATAGGAGAACTAAGCTGCCAAACACTATCACAATTGACTTTATATACGAGAAGAATTTTTTGTCCTTAAATAGCATTTTGGAAGCTGTTATTGTCGACGCTTTTGTTCTTCCAG GTACAAATATTTATATGCTCACTTTGGGAGATTTTTGGAGCTCAAATACCATTGACCTTTATCTCCACCGAAG ATACTATGAGTTGGTGGATCCTCGCAATGGAATCTTGAAGAAGGGAAGGGAAGTTTTCCTCACAGGATGCTATCTCCGAACAGCCAGAGAAGGATCGGGTTGTCCCCGACTTCTGCCAACAGAATATCTTGTGATTTTGTTAGATGAT GATCAGGATGATGATGCCACGCTGATAGCAGCTCAGTTTTGTTCAGACTCTTTCTCTTCCATTTCTCTTGATGAGGCTACCACTGGGGTTTCTTATTCATTATATGCAAG GATTGAATCTATTGAGTCAATGGAAGTTCAGGGGGTATTTGGTAATGTACAGAGGAAAGAAATCACTCTTGTTGACAATGACGGTGTCCAGCTAAAATTTCTCTTATGGGGAGAGCAGGTTCTCCTGGCCAATTTTTTTAG TATCGGAAGTATGCTTGCACTTGATAGACCATATATTGCAAGTTCCAAAGAAAGTGCTGTTCAAACAACAAGTGAACTTTGTCTTGAATATGGTAGTGCAACACAACTATATTTAGTCCCTTTTGTTCAACATGAGGAACAa GTGTACGTACCCTTGACCCAAAACCGATATCAAGGATCTAAGATGATAAGTGCATTAAATCCTACTCAGGGACCTAAAGTTTCACAAGTGTCATTGCCCTGTGATTCTCAGGGGTCTATTGACTTCAGCGATTATCCTTTCCGA TCATTTGTAATTGATCTTCGCGACAAGATGACTAGCATCAGCCTCTATGGTATTGTTACAGATATTTTCCGTGAAAGAAATACCACAAAAGTAATTTTCTCCTTAAAGATTGAGGACACAACAGGAGCAATTTGGGCAAAGCTGCACTTTGCTAGATCTTG GTCTCTGGGAAGATTGGGACTCGGTCACACAGTCTTTGTATCTGGCTTGTCATGCTATAAGACAAAACACAATAG TTTCTGCCATTGCAATTGTGATGAAGTTACACGCACTTTCCACTTGAAAATCACTCTTGCGGATGATAGCGCAAAGATTTTCGCATGGTGTACTGGTCAAACTGCAACTGAGTTGCTGCAAATATCTCCTGATGAATTCTATGAGCTCCCTGAG GACGAACAATTCATGTACCCTTCATCACTGGAGAATGAGAGCTTCATTGTTGCATTGGTAAATAGCAAGAGAGAGGGTTGCGGCGGTCATGGTCGAACTCTAGAAACTGATACAGTTTCTTGGGAGATCACTCGTGCGCTAAGGTATGAATAG
- the LOC110656322 gene encoding uncharacterized protein LOC110656322 isoform X3 — MEIDEQQQPPQEDDPFLAFVDYARSVLSPDDEWEGEGGGYETNDHGTETCAPGWSWIVSRILKTCITYSSGVTTAILLSDLSQAWSELHRSGAPRRRPEIINQLKKKHRRTKLPNTITIDFIYEKNFLSLNSILEAVIVDAFVLPGTNIYMLTLGDFWSSNTIDLYLHRRYYELVDPRNGILKKGREVFLTGCYLRTAREGSGCPRLLPTEYLVILLDDDQDDDATLIAAQFCSDSFSSISLDEATTGVSYSLYARIESIESMEVQGVFGNVQRKEITLVDNDGVQLKFLLWGEQVLLANFFSIGSMLALDRPYIASSKESAVQTTSELCLEYGSATQLYLVPFVQHEEQVYVPLTQNRYQGSKMISALNPTQGPKVSQVSLPCDSQGSIDFSDYPFRSFVIDLRDKMTSISLYGIVTDIFRERNTTKVIFSLKIEDTTGAIWAKLHFARSWSLGRLGLGHTVFVSGLSCYKTKHNSLEVSWFENDAGASFVSLSCLPALLNSSCLQRLSRLSDLSHGSSCTYICRVRLDQVDQCHFLPLQL; from the exons ATGGAAATAGACGAGCAACAGCAACCTCCGCAAGAAGACGATCCGTTTCTTGCATTCGTGGATTATGCGAGGTCTGTGCTATCTCCCGACGATGAATGGGAAGGAGAAGGAGGAGGTTATGAAACGAATGATCATGGAACAGAGACCTGTGCCCCCGGTTGGAGCTGGATCGTGTCTCGGATCCTCAAGACTTGTATCACGTATTCAAGCGGAGTGACTACGGCTATTCTGCTTTCTGATCTCTCTCAG GCGTGGAGTGAACTACACAGAAGCGGGGCACCAAGGAGGAGGCCAGAAATCATCAATCAGTTGAAGAAAAAACATAGGAGAACTAAGCTGCCAAACACTATCACAATTGACTTTATATACGAGAAGAATTTTTTGTCCTTAAATAGCATTTTGGAAGCTGTTATTGTCGACGCTTTTGTTCTTCCAG GTACAAATATTTATATGCTCACTTTGGGAGATTTTTGGAGCTCAAATACCATTGACCTTTATCTCCACCGAAG ATACTATGAGTTGGTGGATCCTCGCAATGGAATCTTGAAGAAGGGAAGGGAAGTTTTCCTCACAGGATGCTATCTCCGAACAGCCAGAGAAGGATCGGGTTGTCCCCGACTTCTGCCAACAGAATATCTTGTGATTTTGTTAGATGAT GATCAGGATGATGATGCCACGCTGATAGCAGCTCAGTTTTGTTCAGACTCTTTCTCTTCCATTTCTCTTGATGAGGCTACCACTGGGGTTTCTTATTCATTATATGCAAG GATTGAATCTATTGAGTCAATGGAAGTTCAGGGGGTATTTGGTAATGTACAGAGGAAAGAAATCACTCTTGTTGACAATGACGGTGTCCAGCTAAAATTTCTCTTATGGGGAGAGCAGGTTCTCCTGGCCAATTTTTTTAG TATCGGAAGTATGCTTGCACTTGATAGACCATATATTGCAAGTTCCAAAGAAAGTGCTGTTCAAACAACAAGTGAACTTTGTCTTGAATATGGTAGTGCAACACAACTATATTTAGTCCCTTTTGTTCAACATGAGGAACAa GTGTACGTACCCTTGACCCAAAACCGATATCAAGGATCTAAGATGATAAGTGCATTAAATCCTACTCAGGGACCTAAAGTTTCACAAGTGTCATTGCCCTGTGATTCTCAGGGGTCTATTGACTTCAGCGATTATCCTTTCCGA TCATTTGTAATTGATCTTCGCGACAAGATGACTAGCATCAGCCTCTATGGTATTGTTACAGATATTTTCCGTGAAAGAAATACCACAAAAGTAATTTTCTCCTTAAAGATTGAGGACACAACAGGAGCAATTTGGGCAAAGCTGCACTTTGCTAGATCTTG GTCTCTGGGAAGATTGGGACTCGGTCACACAGTCTTTGTATCTGGCTTGTCATGCTATAAGACAAAACACAATAG TCTTGAAGTATCATGGTTTGAGAATGATGCTGGAGCTTCCTTCGTAAGCCTTAGTTGTCTGCCTGCATTATTAAACTCATCTTGTCTTCAACGATTATCTCGCCTCTCTGATCTATCGCATGGTTCTAGTTGTACATAT ATATGTCGAGTTCGGCTTGATCAAGTTGATCAATGTCAT TTTCTGCCATTGCAATTGTGA